From one Phragmitibacter flavus genomic stretch:
- a CDS encoding transglutaminase family protein: MRLFVLVLIATATAIAISLPHPGKARENDPPSKRTLSIENITQTARASIVTVTQFGRGGQQEALGTGFVISPDGLIATNSHVIGNARRLQVQTSDGLRHDVTEIHATDASLDLAIIKIAKTGLTPLPLGDSDRLKQGQRILALGNPQGLTYSVVEGVLSAVREVESSPMLQLAIPIEEGNSGGPVLDRQGKVQGIITLKSAITDNLGFAHPVNQLKLLIDRPNPVPMTRWLTIGKLNPSLWQPTLGALWTQHAGQIHVEGPGDGFGGRSNLLHQTTPPAIPYELSVDVKLDSESGAAALIFCPEGTDQHSGFSPTAGKLRLTRFNGPDLFSWTILADETSPAYIPGTWNTLRVRVEADNLLCYVNDQLVIQFTDNHLRGGKVGLCKFRNTKAAYKNFQLGTTLAPTNPVSPEILTDLQSEIQKLLTQKEIDKAPSEKLLTTPAAARRLLQQQTKTLEQQAAALRVLEKNLHRQDITRQLVDHLKKPDDQVELLSAALLIASHDNPDIDIRAPQQTVQQMVDELRNDPALQKDPQTAARRLSDYLFRENGFHGTRGDAINELSNSYLNEVIDDREGIPLTLSIVYLELVRQLKLQDIHGANLPGRFMIFYQDVDGPQYVDVFNNGTHLDREELETFIRSSTGQQPTPEHLAAATPRDMILRLLYNLVSFCEVPEQSIPYLDLILAIDPNSTAERLNRALLRSRIGDSNGAREDLDFLKKLAPAGVDLQKLDAIYNSF, encoded by the coding sequence ATGCGCCTGTTCGTTCTCGTTCTCATCGCGACTGCGACCGCAATCGCCATCAGCCTGCCCCATCCCGGCAAGGCCAGGGAAAACGACCCGCCTTCCAAGCGCACCCTCAGCATCGAGAACATCACCCAGACCGCCCGCGCGTCCATCGTCACCGTCACCCAGTTCGGACGCGGCGGACAACAGGAAGCTCTCGGCACCGGATTTGTCATCAGCCCCGACGGCCTCATCGCCACCAACAGCCACGTCATCGGCAACGCCCGCCGCCTACAGGTCCAAACCTCTGACGGCCTCCGCCACGACGTCACCGAAATTCACGCCACCGACGCCAGTCTCGACCTCGCCATCATCAAAATCGCCAAAACCGGCCTGACCCCGCTCCCCCTCGGCGACTCCGACCGCCTCAAGCAAGGCCAACGCATCCTCGCCCTCGGCAATCCCCAAGGCCTCACCTACAGCGTGGTTGAAGGCGTGCTCTCCGCCGTTCGCGAAGTCGAAAGCAGCCCCATGCTCCAGCTCGCCATCCCTATTGAAGAAGGCAACAGCGGCGGCCCTGTCCTCGACCGCCAGGGCAAGGTTCAGGGCATCATCACCCTCAAATCCGCCATCACCGACAACCTCGGTTTCGCCCATCCCGTCAACCAGCTCAAGCTCCTCATCGACCGCCCCAATCCCGTCCCCATGACCCGCTGGCTGACCATCGGCAAACTCAACCCCAGCCTCTGGCAGCCCACCCTCGGTGCCTTGTGGACCCAGCACGCCGGCCAAATCCATGTTGAAGGCCCCGGCGACGGCTTCGGTGGTCGCAGCAACCTCCTGCATCAGACCACGCCCCCCGCCATCCCCTACGAACTTTCCGTCGACGTCAAACTCGACAGCGAATCTGGAGCCGCCGCCCTCATCTTCTGCCCCGAAGGCACCGACCAGCATTCCGGATTCTCCCCTACCGCCGGCAAACTCCGCCTCACCCGCTTCAACGGACCCGACCTCTTCAGTTGGACCATCCTCGCCGACGAAACCAGCCCCGCCTACATCCCCGGCACCTGGAACACCCTGCGCGTTCGCGTCGAAGCCGACAACCTCCTTTGCTACGTCAACGACCAGCTTGTCATCCAATTCACCGACAACCACCTGCGCGGCGGCAAGGTCGGCCTCTGCAAATTCCGCAACACCAAAGCCGCCTACAAAAACTTCCAGCTCGGAACCACCCTCGCACCCACCAATCCCGTCTCGCCAGAAATCCTCACCGACCTGCAGAGCGAGATTCAAAAACTCCTTACCCAGAAGGAAATCGACAAAGCCCCTTCCGAAAAACTTCTCACCACTCCCGCTGCGGCCCGCCGCCTCCTCCAGCAACAAACCAAAACCCTCGAACAACAAGCCGCCGCCCTGCGCGTTCTCGAGAAAAACCTTCACCGACAAGACATCACCCGACAGCTCGTCGACCATCTGAAAAAACCCGACGACCAGGTAGAACTCCTTAGCGCCGCCCTCCTCATTGCCTCCCACGACAATCCCGACATCGACATCCGCGCTCCCCAGCAAACCGTTCAGCAAATGGTCGATGAGCTGCGCAACGACCCCGCCCTCCAGAAAGATCCCCAGACCGCCGCCCGTCGTCTCAGCGACTATCTTTTCCGCGAAAACGGCTTCCACGGCACCCGTGGCGACGCCATCAACGAACTCTCCAACAGCTATCTCAACGAAGTCATCGACGACCGCGAAGGCATCCCCCTCACCCTCTCCATCGTCTATCTCGAGCTCGTCCGTCAGCTCAAGCTCCAGGACATTCACGGTGCCAATCTTCCCGGTCGCTTCATGATCTTTTATCAAGATGTGGACGGCCCCCAATACGTTGACGTTTTCAACAATGGCACCCATCTCGACCGCGAAGAACTTGAAACCTTCATTCGCTCAAGCACCGGGCAGCAGCCCACGCCCGAGCACCTCGCCGCCGCCACTCCGCGCGACATGATCCTCCGCCTTCTCTACAACCTCGTCAGCTTCTGCGAAGTTCCCGAACAAAGCATTCCCTATCTGGACCTCATCCTCGCCATCGACCCCAACTCCACCGCCGAACGTCTCAACCGCGCCCTCCTCCGCTCCCGCATTGGTGACTCCAATGGTGCCCGCGAGGACCTCGACTTCCTCAAAAAACTCGCCCCCGCCGGCGTCGACCTCCAAAAACTCGACGCCATCTACAACTCCTTTTAA